Genomic DNA from Desulfurivibrio alkaliphilus AHT 2:
TTCCAGGGAAACTGGTCCATCAGATTGAAACGCTCAAAACTGATGCGCCGGCGCAGGGCATCCTTGATCCGCACATGCCCGGCCGCCCGCCCCTGCCCCCGTTGAAAATATTTTTTAAGGTAGTTCTTGGGCACCTTGACCACCCGGTCCATGGGATAAACACCCCGCTGGGCGTGGGCCAACACCCTGGTGGAGATGTCGGTGGCCATGATCCGGTAACCCCAACCCGGCTGCTGTTCAAAAAAATCTTCGGCCACCAGGGCGATGGTATAGGGTTCTTCGCCGGAAGAGGAGGCTGCCGACCAGATAACCACCTCCTTTTTGCCGTTGCGGCGGGCCACCAAGTCCGGCAAGGCGTGGTCGGCCATGAACTCAAAATGACTGTTTTCACGAAAAAAACTGGTAAAGTTGGTGGAGACGACGTCGATCATCTGCACCAGCTCTTCACCGCTGGTGTCGTGGACCACGTGGTTATAGTAGTCGCTGAAACTGTCAATCCCCAGGGCGCGCAATCGCTTACCCAGGCGGGCGTTGAGCAGTTCTTTCTTTTCCGGCTTAAGGTAAATCCCGGCCTTTTCGTATACCAGGGCGCTGAATTTCTGGAACAACGCGTCGGTGAGCTGGGTTTTGC
This window encodes:
- a CDS encoding CheR family methyltransferase; the encoded protein is MTANYYDNRSLRKTQLTDALFQKFSALVYEKAGIYLKPEKKELLNARLGKRLRALGIDSFSDYYNHVVHDTSGEELVQMIDVVSTNFTSFFRENSHFEFMADHALPDLVARRNGKKEVVIWSAASSSGEEPYTIALVAEDFFEQQPGWGYRIMATDISTRVLAHAQRGVYPMDRVVKVPKNYLKKYFQRGQGRAAGHVRIKDALRRRISFERFNLMDQFPWNGSLDIIFCRNVMIYFNRETQQQLVNKFYQSLAPGGYLFIGHSESISSLKHNFVPAASTVYRKAG